Proteins from a single region of Methanoculleus horonobensis:
- a CDS encoding cache domain-containing protein has translation MNRFYLIGLVLFLVFAAGCTGPAGTEAPEENITHADLAGFVQEAAAYAETAGEDAALAEFNNEAGRFTEGALYVYAYDYNGTLLAHPYEKDAIGSDRGDWTDVRGLPAIRIGADTAANGGGYIAYLYPAPKNGSIDEAAGDTYIPKLVYVAPAGETWWVASGVYLSDVAGHGVEPYPEPVSAMVDLVERGAAYGREQGTQAAFAEISNASGEFVDTEGHYLYAYDYNGTLLAHPHLQDAIGTSLIERQDPYGMKNIRALCGTAESGGGFIVFIWPNPAQEDRNELKIGYVLPVDDTWWVGSGVYLSEITESGSLPSPAP, from the coding sequence ATGAATAGATTCTACCTCATCGGTCTGGTTCTGTTTCTGGTGTTCGCGGCCGGGTGTACCGGCCCTGCCGGAACGGAGGCCCCAGAAGAGAATATCACCCACGCGGATCTCGCGGGCTTCGTCCAGGAGGCCGCCGCCTACGCGGAGACTGCCGGAGAAGACGCAGCACTTGCCGAGTTCAACAACGAGGCGGGCAGGTTCACAGAGGGAGCCCTCTACGTCTACGCTTACGACTACAACGGGACGCTCCTCGCCCACCCCTACGAGAAGGATGCGATCGGTTCCGACCGCGGAGACTGGACCGACGTCCGGGGGCTGCCGGCGATCCGCATCGGTGCGGATACGGCGGCAAACGGTGGCGGATACATCGCCTACCTCTACCCGGCACCCAAGAACGGTTCGATCGACGAGGCGGCGGGAGATACCTACATCCCGAAGCTCGTCTACGTCGCCCCTGCCGGTGAGACGTGGTGGGTGGCCTCAGGCGTCTACCTCTCCGACGTGGCCGGGCACGGAGTCGAACCGTATCCCGAACCCGTCTCCGCGATGGTCGACCTCGTCGAGCGCGGCGCCGCCTACGGCCGCGAACAGGGAACACAGGCGGCGTTTGCCGAGATCTCGAATGCTTCGGGAGAGTTCGTCGACACAGAAGGGCACTACCTCTACGCCTACGACTACAACGGAACGCTCCTTGCCCACCCCCACCTGCAGGACGCGATCGGGACGAGCCTGATCGAGCGGCAGGACCCGTACGGGATGAAGAACATCCGGGCGCTCTGTGGCACCGCAGAGTCGGGAGGGGGGTTCATCGTCTTCATCTGGCCGAACCCCGCCCAGGAGGACCGCAACGAGCTCAAGATCGGCTACGTCCTCCCGGTCGATGATACCTGGTGGGTCGGGTCGGGGGTCTACCTCTCCGAGATCACCGAAAGCGGATCGCTCCCCTCCCCGGCGCCCTGA
- a CDS encoding mechanosensitive ion channel family protein, with the protein MEIAEILNVTVPLSDITLESVVLAVLVAIIGWIMVKVLTAVFTKMLSRASKLPGLVVEFLVRFFSVLLYVILALIVLATLGFDVSSMVLGLSAVIGLILGFGLQDTVTNLAAGVWLAAFRPIDKDEFVEVNGISGTVTSVGIMATELLKPDNTYITIPNSLVWGSPVINSTRMETRRTDVKVGVAYDSDFGTAIRVATDLMAAHEGVLPSPEPVVVVTELADSSVNLALRAWTKTADFWGVQWDLNRDVVRAFKDAGIEIPFPQVDVHLNRVQ; encoded by the coding sequence ATGGAGATCGCAGAAATCCTCAACGTCACTGTTCCGCTCTCCGACATCACACTCGAAAGCGTTGTTCTCGCCGTGCTTGTCGCGATCATCGGGTGGATCATGGTGAAGGTGCTCACAGCCGTCTTTACAAAGATGCTCTCCCGGGCCTCGAAACTGCCCGGCCTGGTCGTCGAGTTCCTGGTTCGGTTCTTCTCGGTTCTGCTCTACGTGATCCTCGCCCTCATCGTCCTCGCGACGCTCGGGTTCGACGTCTCCTCCATGGTGCTCGGGCTCTCGGCGGTGATCGGGCTCATCCTCGGTTTCGGCCTCCAGGACACCGTCACCAACCTCGCAGCCGGGGTCTGGCTGGCGGCGTTCCGCCCCATCGACAAGGATGAGTTCGTCGAGGTCAACGGCATATCCGGGACGGTCACCTCGGTCGGCATCATGGCGACCGAGCTGCTGAAGCCCGACAACACCTACATCACCATCCCGAACTCCCTCGTCTGGGGGAGCCCGGTGATCAACTCCACCCGGATGGAGACCCGCCGTACCGACGTCAAGGTCGGGGTCGCCTACGACAGCGACTTTGGTACGGCGATCCGGGTCGCCACCGACCTGATGGCGGCCCACGAAGGGGTGCTCCCGTCCCCGGAACCCGTGGTCGTCGTCACCGAACTCGCCGACTCTTCGGTGAACCTCGCTCTCCGGGCGTGGACAAAGACGGCGGACTTCTGGGGCGTCCAGTGGGACCTGAACCGCGACGTCGTCAGGGCGTTCAAGGATGCCGGCATCGAGATTCCCTTCCCGCAGGTGGACGTCCACCTGAACCGGGTTCAATAA
- a CDS encoding GNAT family N-acetyltransferase, with protein sequence MRIVTPGSVLRTWTPDDAGSLVRHANNPRIAAVMRDGFPSPYTPADACRFIETAMDTTSHLYLAIDVRGEAVGGIGIQPLADIKRRTAEIGYWLSESFWGRGIVTGAVRSLVPVAFERFEIVRLEAGVFSTNPASMRVLEKCGFTREAVHRMAVTKNGATLDEVVYVRFAGDAG encoded by the coding sequence ATGCGGATCGTCACACCCGGTTCCGTGCTCCGCACCTGGACGCCCGACGACGCCGGATCCCTGGTGCGGCACGCGAACAATCCCCGGATCGCGGCAGTGATGCGCGACGGGTTTCCGTCCCCCTATACGCCGGCGGACGCCTGCCGGTTCATCGAGACGGCCATGGATACAACGTCGCACCTCTACCTTGCGATCGACGTTCGCGGTGAGGCCGTGGGCGGCATCGGGATTCAGCCGCTGGCCGACATCAAACGCAGAACGGCCGAGATCGGCTACTGGCTCTCGGAGTCGTTCTGGGGCCGGGGCATCGTCACCGGCGCGGTACGTTCGCTCGTCCCGGTTGCCTTCGAGAGGTTCGAGATCGTGCGGCTCGAGGCGGGCGTCTTCTCAACCAACCCCGCCTCGATGCGTGTCCTTGAGAAGTGCGGCTTTACCCGTGAGGCGGTTCACCGGATGGCTGTCACGAAGAACGGCGCCACTCTCGACGAGGTGGTCTACGTCCGCTTCGCCGGCGATGCCGGGTAA
- the phoU gene encoding phosphate signaling complex protein PhoU, producing the protein MVEKFHAELAPLKGDLLAMGNLAQGMLHRSMEALKTQDVTLVGSIDRDKAELADYDHAIEQKCLRLIALYQPMAKDLRTIAASMKVITNLYRIGRYGKDIAIVVPDLADAPHVGNLVSIPHMGNLVEEMIADALVAFEHEDLSVIDTIVKREEVVDALRYSIFRECLTYMMEDPKNITRCTNYVMIARYLERCGDHACKIAEKVHYMVTGERIEIR; encoded by the coding sequence ATGGTAGAAAAATTTCATGCGGAACTTGCACCCCTGAAAGGGGATCTCCTCGCGATGGGCAACCTCGCGCAGGGCATGCTGCACCGGTCGATGGAAGCATTGAAGACACAGGACGTGACGCTCGTCGGGTCGATCGACCGGGACAAGGCGGAACTCGCGGACTACGATCACGCGATCGAGCAGAAATGCCTGAGGCTCATCGCCCTCTACCAGCCGATGGCAAAAGATCTGCGCACGATCGCAGCCTCGATGAAGGTGATCACGAACCTCTACCGCATCGGGCGCTACGGAAAAGACATCGCCATCGTCGTGCCCGATCTCGCCGACGCCCCGCACGTAGGGAACCTCGTCAGCATCCCTCACATGGGAAATCTCGTCGAGGAGATGATTGCGGATGCGCTGGTCGCCTTCGAGCACGAGGATCTCTCCGTGATAGACACCATCGTGAAGCGGGAGGAGGTCGTCGATGCCCTCAGGTACTCCATATTTCGCGAGTGCCTCACCTACATGATGGAGGACCCAAAGAACATCACCAGGTGCACAAATTACGTCATGATCGCCCGGTATCTCGAACGCTGCGGGGATCACGCGTGCAAGATCGCGGAGAAGGTGCATTACATGGTGACGGGTGAGCGGATCGAGATCCGGTGA
- a CDS encoding class I SAM-dependent methyltransferase, with the protein MHRIIDWNELWKALHAGSPERAEKDRDPAAHWDKRAAAYRRITQDEKKATEHELAILDVAPGETVLDMGAGTGRLAVPIARTAAHVTALDPSEGMLSVLRERMAAEELTNYSTVTMRWEDTVIGRDVEPHDVVVAAFSLGFYDLAAALEKLDAAARRSVYLFWHAGEWRNPDEMALYRAVFGEAATVQKGYPDYIYLVNILHDAGIYPNVRIYRATWDAVYDSVEEAVRTWTAMHNPGMEDLSPVREYFDRALRKDESGRYVETTVRPTAAVWWEKEGR; encoded by the coding sequence ATGCACCGGATCATCGACTGGAACGAACTCTGGAAGGCGCTTCATGCGGGTTCACCCGAGCGTGCCGAAAAAGACCGCGATCCAGCCGCCCACTGGGACAAACGCGCCGCCGCCTACCGGCGGATCACCCAGGACGAGAAGAAGGCGACCGAGCACGAACTCGCGATCCTGGACGTCGCGCCCGGCGAGACCGTGCTCGATATGGGCGCCGGGACGGGGAGACTGGCCGTGCCGATCGCCCGGACCGCCGCCCACGTCACCGCCCTCGACCCCTCGGAGGGCATGCTTTCCGTCCTCCGGGAGCGGATGGCGGCGGAGGAGCTCACGAACTACTCCACGGTTACGATGCGATGGGAGGATACGGTGATCGGCAGGGATGTCGAGCCCCATGACGTCGTCGTCGCGGCGTTCTCGCTCGGGTTCTACGACCTCGCCGCCGCCCTCGAAAAACTCGACGCCGCGGCCCGCCGGTCGGTCTACCTCTTCTGGCACGCGGGCGAGTGGCGGAACCCCGACGAGATGGCGCTCTATCGGGCGGTCTTTGGGGAGGCGGCGACCGTCCAGAAGGGCTACCCGGACTACATCTACCTCGTCAACATTCTCCACGACGCCGGGATCTACCCGAACGTCAGGATCTACCGCGCCACATGGGACGCGGTCTACGACTCGGTCGAAGAGGCCGTCCGGACCTGGACGGCGATGCACAACCCCGGGATGGAGGATCTCTCGCCCGTCAGGGAGTATTTCGACCGGGCGCTCCGGAAAGACGAGTCCGGGAGGTACGTCGAGACGACGGTGCGGCCGACCGCGGCGGTCTGGTGGGAGAAAGAGGGGCGGTGA
- the pstB gene encoding phosphate ABC transporter ATP-binding protein PstB codes for MNESTILETTDLNLWYGQKHALIDISFQVPKNRVTALIGPSGCGKSTLLRCFNRMNDLIDSSRIAGGILFNGNDIHDPRADVYAIREKIGMVFQKPNPFQKSIYENVAYGPRIHGVNDRKVLDRIVEESLKGAALWDEVNDRLHEPALALSGGQQQRLCIARCLAVEPEVILMDEPCSALDPIATAKIEDLIIQIAREHTVVIVTHNMQQAARASDYTGFMYLGKLIEFDETPRIFEEPAEELTENYITGRFG; via the coding sequence ATGAATGAATCCACAATCCTTGAGACAACAGATCTCAACCTCTGGTACGGGCAGAAGCATGCCCTCATCGATATCTCGTTCCAGGTTCCGAAGAACAGGGTCACGGCGCTGATCGGGCCATCGGGATGCGGGAAATCGACCCTGCTCCGGTGCTTCAACCGGATGAACGACCTCATCGACTCGTCAAGGATCGCCGGAGGGATCCTCTTCAACGGGAACGATATCCACGACCCGCGTGCGGACGTATACGCGATCCGCGAGAAGATCGGCATGGTCTTTCAGAAGCCGAACCCGTTCCAAAAGAGCATCTACGAGAACGTCGCTTACGGCCCCCGTATTCACGGGGTGAACGACAGGAAAGTGCTCGACCGTATCGTCGAGGAGAGCCTGAAAGGCGCTGCACTCTGGGACGAGGTGAACGACCGGCTTCACGAACCCGCGCTCGCCCTCTCGGGCGGGCAGCAGCAGAGGCTCTGCATTGCACGGTGCCTCGCGGTCGAACCCGAGGTGATCCTGATGGACGAACCCTGCTCCGCCCTCGACCCCATCGCAACGGCAAAGATCGAGGATCTCATCATCCAGATCGCCCGGGAGCACACCGTCGTCATCGTCACGCACAACATGCAGCAGGCGGCACGGGCAAGCGACTATACCGGGTTCATGTACCTGGGGAAACTGATCGAGTTCGACGAAACCCCGCGGATCTTCGAGGAACCCGCGGAAGAACTGACGGAGAACTACATCACCGGGCGGTTCGGGTAG
- a CDS encoding phosphate ABC transporter substrate-binding protein — MAGKSLSNMAAVAVAGTLVALLMIAGCLGSEGDSVTSPSQQITVTGSTTVLPIAERAKEAFEANDASAAIMVSGGGSSVGIKAVGEGTADIGMASRDLKPAETAGYPGIVRHEIASDAILLVVNPENSVDRLTPGQARGIYNGTYTNWNQVGGPDQPIVVVGRDSASGTREFFSEFIMDKEDFIRTQEEFNSNGGIQQKVSRTPGAIGYVGLGYTEGVKALALDVDGTAVEPTLQNITDGTYPINRPLFMLTDGEPGGLARQYLEFIMSAEGQEIVASLDYIPVQG, encoded by the coding sequence ATGGCAGGAAAGAGTCTGTCAAACATGGCCGCGGTTGCCGTCGCCGGCACTCTCGTGGCTCTTCTGATGATAGCAGGATGTCTCGGCAGTGAGGGTGATTCCGTAACGTCCCCGTCGCAGCAGATCACGGTAACGGGCTCGACGACGGTGCTGCCCATCGCCGAGAGAGCGAAGGAAGCCTTCGAGGCGAACGACGCCTCCGCCGCGATCATGGTGAGCGGAGGAGGCTCGAGCGTCGGGATCAAAGCCGTCGGTGAGGGCACTGCAGATATCGGCATGGCATCGCGGGATCTCAAACCCGCAGAGACCGCAGGCTACCCCGGCATCGTCAGGCACGAGATCGCCAGCGACGCCATCCTTCTCGTCGTCAACCCGGAAAACAGCGTCGACCGCCTTACGCCCGGACAGGCGCGGGGCATCTACAACGGCACCTACACGAACTGGAACCAGGTGGGTGGGCCCGATCAGCCGATCGTCGTCGTCGGGAGAGACAGCGCATCGGGGACGCGGGAGTTCTTCTCCGAGTTCATCATGGATAAGGAAGACTTCATCAGAACCCAGGAGGAGTTCAACTCGAACGGCGGGATCCAGCAGAAGGTGTCGCGGACGCCCGGCGCGATCGGCTACGTCGGCCTCGGTTACACCGAGGGGGTGAAGGCGCTCGCGCTGGACGTCGACGGAACCGCCGTCGAGCCCACGCTTCAGAACATCACGGACGGGACGTACCCCATCAACCGCCCGCTCTTCATGCTGACGGACGGGGAGCCGGGCGGCCTTGCACGGCAGTACCTCGAGTTCATCATGAGCGCTGAGGGGCAGGAGATCGTGGCGAGCCTCGACTACATCCCGGTGCAGGGGTGA
- a CDS encoding lactate utilization protein: MANVIQQMEKATEYSAANLMADAGVDVERWNRAPDEATLRKTIEAIEVRNVRVILVDSTEDALRALVDLLPEGAEVMNGYSTTLVEMGFDRVLKENPKGWRDYHAVITAENDTEKRHALRRKSVAADYFLSGVQAIAASGEIVGCDKTGSRMGAWPHAAAHLVLVSGTNKIVPTVDEGLRRCREYCLPLENQRAQHTYGVGSYIGKHVILDREDVEGRITLVLIRQPLGY, from the coding sequence ATGGCGAACGTTATCCAGCAGATGGAGAAGGCCACGGAATACAGTGCGGCCAACCTGATGGCCGATGCCGGAGTCGATGTGGAGCGGTGGAACCGGGCACCGGACGAAGCGACGCTCAGAAAGACGATCGAGGCAATCGAGGTCCGGAACGTCAGAGTGATCCTCGTTGACTCGACGGAGGATGCCCTCCGGGCGCTCGTCGACCTGCTCCCCGAGGGGGCGGAGGTCATGAACGGCTACTCGACGACCCTGGTCGAGATGGGGTTTGACCGGGTGCTCAAAGAGAACCCGAAGGGATGGCGGGACTACCACGCGGTCATCACCGCCGAGAACGACACCGAGAAGCGGCACGCGCTCCGCCGGAAAAGCGTCGCCGCGGACTACTTCCTCTCCGGGGTGCAGGCGATCGCCGCCTCAGGCGAGATCGTCGGGTGCGACAAGACCGGGAGCCGGATGGGGGCATGGCCTCACGCGGCGGCGCATCTCGTCCTCGTCTCCGGGACGAACAAGATCGTGCCGACCGTCGACGAGGGGCTCCGGCGGTGCCGGGAGTACTGCCTCCCCCTCGAGAACCAGCGTGCACAGCATACCTACGGCGTCGGGAGTTACATCGGCAAGCACGTGATCCTCGACCGCGAAGACGTCGAGGGGAGGATCACGCTCGTCCTGATCCGCCAGCCGCTTGGATACTGA
- a CDS encoding RNB domain-containing ribonuclease yields MQNQQPVNLKGIAWTAMQQYGFVPAFPPSVLREVEGLDAKVFPETLDDPRDLRSLLWSSIDNHDSQDLDQIEVCEEGADDEIRVRVAIADVDVYVPKDSETDRHAAHNGTSVYTGVVTFPMLPDRLSAGITSLLPGRDRMAVVIEYTVHSDGSVVPGDVYRAIVANRAKLVYEEVAAWLEGTGPAPRTVAETPGLAEQVLLQDRAAVRMKMRRTEQGALALETIEAEPLVEENRVLGLVVQEQNRARCLIEEFMVAANGTLTAFLAAAGLPMIHRIVRIPKNWEGIVAEAAERGESLPDRPDAEALTRFLIRQKAADPDRFPDLSLTVVKLMGAGEYVAFQPGDEPIGHFALAVTDYTHGTAPNRRYVDLVIQRLVKSVVGEHDPPYTPADLDDLAARLTGREKASQKVERYVRKAAAAVLLHDRIGETFEAFVTGASEKGTYVRLIDPAVEGRVVLGEQGLRVGQRVRVRLMAADPYKGFIDFGRTR; encoded by the coding sequence ATGCAGAATCAGCAGCCCGTCAACCTCAAGGGCATCGCGTGGACGGCGATGCAGCAGTACGGTTTTGTCCCGGCCTTCCCGCCGTCCGTCCTTCGCGAGGTCGAGGGGCTGGACGCAAAGGTCTTCCCGGAGACCCTCGATGACCCCCGCGACCTCCGCTCGCTCCTCTGGTCATCGATCGACAACCACGACTCGCAGGATCTCGACCAGATCGAGGTCTGCGAAGAAGGAGCGGACGACGAGATCCGGGTCAGGGTCGCCATCGCCGACGTCGACGTCTACGTCCCGAAAGACTCGGAGACCGACCGGCACGCCGCTCACAACGGAACCTCGGTCTACACCGGTGTCGTGACCTTCCCGATGCTCCCCGACCGCCTCTCGGCGGGCATCACCTCGCTCCTGCCCGGCCGCGACCGGATGGCGGTCGTCATCGAATACACCGTTCATTCGGACGGGAGCGTGGTGCCCGGCGACGTCTACCGGGCGATCGTCGCGAACCGGGCAAAACTCGTCTACGAGGAGGTCGCCGCCTGGCTGGAGGGAACCGGCCCCGCACCCAGGACGGTCGCGGAGACGCCGGGGCTCGCGGAGCAGGTTCTCCTCCAGGACAGGGCTGCCGTGCGGATGAAGATGCGCCGGACGGAACAGGGAGCGCTCGCCCTCGAGACGATCGAGGCCGAACCGCTCGTCGAGGAGAACCGGGTCCTGGGCCTCGTCGTCCAGGAGCAGAACCGCGCCCGGTGCCTCATTGAAGAGTTCATGGTCGCGGCGAACGGAACCCTGACGGCGTTCCTCGCCGCCGCCGGTCTCCCCATGATCCACCGGATCGTCCGCATCCCGAAGAACTGGGAAGGGATCGTCGCCGAGGCCGCGGAGCGCGGCGAGAGTCTGCCCGACCGGCCGGACGCCGAAGCGCTCACCCGGTTCCTCATCCGGCAGAAAGCGGCCGACCCCGACCGCTTCCCCGACCTCTCGCTCACGGTGGTGAAACTGATGGGGGCGGGTGAGTACGTGGCGTTCCAGCCGGGCGACGAGCCGATCGGCCACTTCGCCCTCGCCGTCACCGACTACACCCACGGCACCGCCCCGAACCGGCGCTACGTCGACCTCGTCATCCAGCGGCTGGTGAAGTCCGTCGTCGGCGAGCACGACCCGCCCTACACGCCGGCGGACCTCGACGACCTCGCCGCACGGCTCACCGGCCGGGAGAAGGCATCGCAGAAGGTCGAGCGCTACGTCCGGAAGGCCGCGGCCGCCGTCCTCCTCCATGACCGGATCGGCGAGACGTTTGAAGCGTTCGTCACCGGCGCCTCTGAGAAGGGAACGTATGTCCGGCTGATCGACCCGGCCGTGGAAGGAAGGGTCGTGCTGGGCGAGCAGGGGCTCAGGGTCGGTCAGAGGGTGCGCGTCCGCCTGATGGCGGCCGACCCCTACAAAGGCTTCATCGACTTCGGGCGCACCCGGTGA
- the pstA gene encoding phosphate ABC transporter permease PstA — translation MKKEQAAPVPFPGFGRLQRPEVGADRASAGANRHLTDLIAGKLLFFAALVAIAAVIFIIVFLLRDGYQIVLETGAWNFLAGQNWNPAGQNPAYGVLPLIVGTLLVTALAMAIAVPLSIGSAVFVAEIAAARTKAAIKPAIELLAGIPSVVYGFFGLILLTDWIRIAFDQPSGSSWLAGSILLAVMAIPTITSVAEDAISSVPREFREGSLALGATRWQTVRNVVVPGALPGISAAIILGMGRAIGETMAVLMVTGNAAVIPDPITDVFSPVRTLTGTLGIEMGEVAFGSTHYHALFGVAVVLLFITLAINSASRIVISRIQGPQGTARPTAHRALVAAASRIAHAVSAPFGGVVSPRTSQRCAFFLISLSVVIVLAALGMILFGIVVNGAGAISWEFLTGSPRDLGRAGGIFPAIVGTFYLVGGGLAIALPLGIATAVYLIEYTAETPLTRSIRAAVDLLNGTPSIVFGLFGFAFLVIFLNFGISLIAGQITLGLMILPTIIRTTEESLRSIPGSLREGSYALGATKWQTISRVVLPPALPGILTGAILSIGRAAGETAPIMFTAAIFSSRFLPSSLTEPVMALPYHLFVLTTSIPGAATQSYGTAFVLLLLVLAIYLAAILLRCRYSPAKV, via the coding sequence ATGAAGAAAGAGCAAGCGGCACCGGTTCCGTTCCCGGGTTTCGGGCGGCTCCAACGGCCCGAAGTCGGGGCAGATCGTGCTTCTGCCGGGGCAAATAGGCACCTCACCGACCTGATCGCCGGCAAACTCCTTTTTTTTGCCGCGCTGGTCGCGATCGCTGCAGTCATCTTCATCATTGTCTTCCTGCTCCGCGACGGCTACCAGATCGTTCTCGAGACCGGCGCGTGGAACTTCCTCGCCGGCCAGAACTGGAATCCGGCCGGGCAGAATCCGGCCTACGGCGTACTTCCGCTCATCGTCGGCACGCTCCTGGTGACGGCGCTCGCGATGGCCATCGCCGTCCCGCTCAGCATCGGGAGCGCCGTCTTCGTCGCGGAGATCGCCGCCGCCAGAACGAAAGCGGCTATAAAACCCGCTATCGAACTGCTGGCCGGCATACCCTCCGTCGTCTACGGGTTCTTCGGCCTGATCCTCCTGACCGACTGGATACGCATCGCCTTCGATCAACCGTCGGGGTCGAGCTGGCTTGCAGGCTCGATCCTCCTCGCGGTCATGGCCATACCGACGATCACGAGCGTCGCCGAGGACGCCATCAGTTCGGTTCCCCGGGAGTTCAGGGAAGGCAGCCTCGCGCTTGGAGCGACCCGGTGGCAGACGGTCAGAAACGTCGTCGTCCCTGGTGCTCTCCCCGGCATCAGCGCGGCGATCATCCTGGGGATGGGGCGGGCCATCGGCGAGACGATGGCGGTGCTCATGGTCACGGGGAACGCCGCCGTCATCCCGGACCCGATAACCGACGTCTTCTCTCCCGTGCGGACGCTGACCGGGACGCTGGGCATCGAGATGGGCGAAGTCGCATTCGGAAGCACGCATTACCACGCGCTCTTCGGCGTTGCGGTGGTCCTGCTCTTCATCACGCTCGCGATCAACAGCGCGTCAAGGATCGTCATCAGCCGGATACAGGGGCCGCAGGGGACGGCACGGCCCACGGCGCACCGGGCGCTCGTAGCAGCGGCCTCACGGATTGCCCACGCCGTATCGGCGCCGTTCGGAGGGGTTGTCTCCCCGAGAACGTCGCAGCGATGCGCGTTCTTCCTGATATCCCTCTCGGTCGTGATCGTGCTCGCGGCCCTCGGGATGATCCTCTTCGGGATCGTCGTCAACGGGGCCGGGGCAATATCCTGGGAGTTCCTGACCGGGTCACCAAGAGACCTCGGGAGAGCAGGAGGGATCTTCCCCGCGATCGTCGGGACGTTCTACCTCGTGGGAGGAGGGCTCGCCATCGCCCTTCCGCTCGGGATTGCGACGGCCGTCTACCTCATCGAGTACACGGCCGAGACCCCGCTGACGCGGAGCATCCGTGCCGCGGTGGACCTGCTGAACGGGACGCCGTCCATCGTCTTCGGGCTGTTCGGTTTCGCCTTCCTGGTCATCTTCCTGAACTTCGGGATATCGCTGATCGCCGGGCAGATCACCCTTGGCCTGATGATTCTTCCCACGATCATACGGACGACCGAAGAGTCGCTCCGGTCAATCCCGGGCTCCCTCCGGGAAGGGAGTTACGCCCTCGGGGCGACGAAATGGCAGACGATCTCGCGGGTGGTTCTTCCCCCGGCGCTCCCCGGGATCCTCACCGGCGCGATCCTCTCCATCGGGCGTGCTGCAGGCGAGACGGCCCCCATCATGTTCACTGCAGCGATCTTCAGCAGCAGGTTCCTGCCGTCGTCACTCACGGAGCCGGTGATGGCGCTCCCGTACCACCTCTTCGTCCTCACGACAAGTATCCCGGGGGCGGCCACACAGAGTTACGGGACCGCGTTCGTGCTCCTGCTGCTGGTTCTCGCGATCTATCTCGCCGCGATCCTTCTTCGGTGCCGTTACAGTCCGGCAAAGGTGTGA
- a CDS encoding PhoU domain-containing protein, which produces MFDRLFPAMVGCRRGVGIWIFDIEYFRGQGDNTSIYLMGQVNIFIPQNDNTYRMEFRKVQRAGGSSYVISLPKEWVQSMNIKKNEPLAIKIQADGSLLILPRPSEEKEPRTKEFDADTIENPTFLFRCLVGSYIAGYTTVRISSSTKLSPATRKAVRDFSSMTIGQQIVEETDSSILVKDILNPSEMPFENSVKRMFVIIGTMFTDVMIALETKDRVLAEDVINRDVEVDKLQWLISRQYHLMFRDTTLPEKLHVSVEEASNYYVVSRSLERIGDHGVRIASHIPILIEHDVIPEVVADMKVATKDAMEILHSSMRALFSSDIGDANRTIDMVAGLAGMTDEISALAHREEGELAQSIGYIAESIRRAGEYSSDIAEAIINQLIRENDG; this is translated from the coding sequence ATGTTTGACAGACTCTTTCCTGCCATGGTAGGTTGTAGGAGAGGAGTGGGTATATGGATTTTCGACATTGAATATTTTCGAGGACAGGGAGACAATACAAGTATATACCTTATGGGGCAGGTCAATATATTTATCCCGCAGAATGATAATACGTATCGTATGGAGTTTCGGAAGGTTCAGAGGGCAGGGGGGTCTTCGTACGTCATCTCGCTTCCTAAAGAGTGGGTTCAATCGATGAATATCAAGAAGAACGAACCCCTCGCGATCAAGATCCAGGCCGATGGAAGCCTGCTCATCCTCCCCCGCCCCTCGGAAGAGAAGGAGCCGCGGACGAAGGAGTTTGATGCCGATACGATAGAAAACCCCACGTTCCTGTTCCGGTGTCTCGTGGGCTCGTATATCGCCGGCTACACGACCGTCCGGATATCCTCCTCCACGAAGTTGTCGCCTGCAACCCGCAAGGCCGTCCGGGACTTCAGTTCGATGACCATCGGCCAGCAGATCGTCGAGGAGACCGATTCCTCCATCCTCGTCAAAGATATCCTGAACCCCTCGGAGATGCCGTTTGAAAACAGCGTGAAACGGATGTTCGTGATCATCGGGACGATGTTTACCGATGTGATGATCGCTCTCGAGACGAAGGATAGGGTTCTCGCAGAAGATGTCATCAACCGGGATGTCGAGGTGGATAAACTCCAGTGGCTGATCTCGCGCCAGTATCATCTCATGTTCAGAGATACAACTCTCCCGGAGAAACTCCATGTTTCCGTCGAAGAGGCTTCGAACTACTATGTCGTGAGCAGAAGCCTTGAGCGGATCGGCGATCACGGCGTCCGGATCGCTTCACATATCCCCATACTCATAGAGCATGACGTTATTCCGGAGGTCGTCGCCGATATGAAGGTAGCCACGAAAGACGCCATGGAGATTCTACATTCAAGCATGCGGGCTCTTTTTTCGTCAGATATTGGTGATGCCAATCGTACCATCGATATGGTTGCCGGCCTCGCAGGGATGACCGATGAGATCAGTGCCCTCGCGCACCGGGAAGAAGGCGAACTCGCCCAGTCGATCGGTTATATCGCCGAGAGCATCCGGCGGGCGGGCGAATACTCGAGCGATATCGCCGAAGCAATCATCAACCAGCTCATCCGTGAGAACGACGGGTGA